One Chloroflexota bacterium genomic region harbors:
- a CDS encoding ABC transporter permease subunit, with the protein MRNVWTIAKREFAHFFVSPVAYAVAILFLSIVGLIFVVSVADTAKNGGEPSMNFVFGPLTSLFLFFAPVITMRLLAEEQNKGTLELLLTAPLQEWELVLGKWLGAWFFGLCLIGVTIIYAALMYAYGNPDAGPIYSSYLGMALMVGAVLAVGVFASSLTGNLIVSVAIGYTFMLTIWIIGFATNLLQTFFGVGNTKLVDFVSHLDFSNHFSNSFGRGIIDTVDIVYFISVIAISLFLATRVVEARRWR; encoded by the coding sequence ATGCGTAACGTGTGGACAATCGCCAAGCGCGAGTTTGCGCACTTCTTTGTGTCGCCCGTCGCCTATGCCGTGGCCATCCTCTTCCTTTCAATCGTCGGCTTGATCTTTGTAGTTAGCGTTGCCGACACCGCGAAAAACGGCGGCGAGCCTTCGATGAATTTTGTCTTTGGGCCGCTCACCAGCCTCTTCCTGTTTTTCGCTCCCGTCATCACTATGCGTTTGCTGGCTGAAGAGCAGAACAAAGGCACGCTCGAACTGCTTCTTACCGCTCCGCTTCAGGAGTGGGAATTGGTATTGGGCAAGTGGCTGGGGGCCTGGTTCTTCGGATTGTGCCTGATCGGCGTCACAATTATTTACGCGGCGCTCATGTATGCCTATGGCAACCCGGACGCCGGGCCGATCTATTCGAGCTACCTGGGCATGGCCTTGATGGTGGGCGCCGTCCTGGCGGTGGGTGTCTTTGCCTCGTCGCTCACCGGCAACCTGATTGTCTCGGTTGCCATCGGCTATACCTTCATGCTCACCATCTGGATCATCGGCTTTGCCACTAATTTACTGCAAACCTTTTTCGGTGTCGGCAATACCAAGCTCGTTGACTTTGTCTCACATCTTGACTTTTCAAACCATTTCTCCAACTCGTTCGGGCGCGGGATCATTGATACGGTGGATATTGTTTACTTTATCAGCGTGATTGCCATCTCGCTTTTCCTGGCGACGCGGGTGGTTGAAGCGCGGAGGTGGCGCTGA
- a CDS encoding ABC transporter ATP-binding protein: MIQVEGLTKRYGSRTAIDHLTFHAEKGEIVGFLGPNGAGKTTTMRILTGYMPASDGKAIVAGYDVFTHSLEVRKRIGYLPETVPLYAEMTVWQYLDFMAELRKAPDRDDRVEEAMEAVHMTDRADSLISNLSKGMRQRVGLAQAMLHKPEVLILDEPTIGLDPAQVRDVRDLIRELGKERTVMLSTHILSEAQALCNRVLIINNGKIVAEDTPDRLRSRLSGGDRVALKVADDGAGLAEALGKVSGVTAVRAVTDGEFEVEIVPGGNVRPELAKAVVNGGWGLMEMKPMGMSLEEIYLQLIQAETDEAAEAEPAKAEEAQDA; encoded by the coding sequence ATGATTCAAGTCGAAGGTTTAACCAAACGTTATGGCTCGCGCACGGCCATAGACCATCTCACCTTTCACGCCGAGAAGGGTGAGATCGTCGGCTTCCTCGGCCCGAACGGCGCGGGCAAAACCACCACCATGCGCATCCTCACCGGCTACATGCCGGCCTCGGACGGCAAAGCCATTGTGGCCGGCTACGATGTGTTCACCCACTCACTCGAAGTCCGCAAGCGCATTGGCTATCTGCCGGAGACCGTACCGCTCTACGCCGAGATGACGGTCTGGCAGTATCTGGACTTCATGGCCGAACTGCGCAAAGCCCCTGATCGCGATGATCGTGTTGAGGAAGCAATGGAAGCCGTCCACATGACCGATCGCGCCGATTCGCTCATCAGCAACCTGTCCAAAGGCATGCGCCAGCGCGTGGGTCTGGCCCAGGCCATGCTTCACAAACCGGAGGTATTGATCCTCGACGAGCCGACCATCGGACTCGACCCGGCGCAAGTCCGCGATGTTCGCGATTTGATCCGCGAACTGGGCAAGGAGCGCACGGTGATGCTCTCGACTCACATCTTGTCGGAAGCGCAAGCCCTGTGCAACCGGGTGTTGATCATTAACAACGGCAAGATCGTGGCCGAAGACACGCCCGACCGACTGCGCTCCCGCCTCAGCGGGGGCGACCGGGTGGCTTTGAAAGTGGCCGACGACGGCGCCGGGCTGGCCGAAGCGTTGGGCAAAGTGTCGGGTGTGACAGCAGTTCGCGCCGTGACCGACGGCGAATTTGAAGTTGAAATTGTCCCCGGCGGCAACGTCCGCCCCGAACTGGCGAAGGCAGTTGTCAACGGCGGCTGGGGCTTAATGGAAATGAAACCGATGGGCATGAGTCTCGAAGAAATCTACTTGCAGTTGATCCAGGCCGAAACCGACGAGGCGGCTGAAGCGGAGCCGGCTAAGGCTGAGGAGGCGCAAGATGCGTAA
- a CDS encoding FHA domain-containing protein, protein MSERVDTPVLIVNAGPQTGQRWPLNKEELIIGRGAECDILINDKTVSRRHARVKREANRWMLYDESKNGTHVNGQPISGSHLLKDGDIVAIATAVKLVYVGSEATVPLAFELPKGGRLKLDIPGRRVWIGGKEVDPPLSLPQYRLIELLYARNGDVCPREEVVQAVWPDVQSDGVSEQSIDALVRRLRDRLTEIDPNHQYIVTVRGHGFRLDNPGA, encoded by the coding sequence ATGAGTGAACGAGTTGATACGCCGGTTTTGATCGTCAACGCCGGCCCGCAGACCGGGCAACGCTGGCCTTTGAACAAAGAAGAACTGATCATTGGCCGGGGCGCCGAATGCGATATTTTGATCAACGATAAAACCGTCTCCCGTCGTCACGCCCGCGTCAAACGTGAAGCGAATCGGTGGATGCTGTACGACGAGTCTAAGAATGGCACCCACGTCAACGGCCAGCCCATTTCAGGTTCGCATTTGTTGAAGGACGGCGACATTGTGGCGATTGCCACTGCCGTCAAGCTGGTGTATGTCGGCTCAGAGGCCACCGTGCCGCTGGCCTTCGAGCTTCCCAAAGGCGGCCGCCTCAAGCTGGATATTCCGGGCCGCCGGGTGTGGATCGGCGGCAAGGAAGTTGACCCGCCGCTTTCCCTGCCTCAATATCGCCTGATCGAATTGCTGTACGCCCGCAATGGCGACGTGTGCCCGCGCGAGGAGGTGGTGCAGGCTGTGTGGCCCGATGTGCAAAGCGACGGCGTTTCCGAGCAATCCATTGATGCCCTGGTGCGCCGCCTGCGCGACCGGTTGACGGAGATCGATCCCAACCATCAGTACATCGTTACAGTCCGGGGGCATGGCTTCCGGCTCGATAATCCGGGCGCTTAA